In Helianthus annuus cultivar XRQ/B chromosome 9, HanXRQr2.0-SUNRISE, whole genome shotgun sequence, the following are encoded in one genomic region:
- the LOC110878741 gene encoding transmembrane 9 superfamily member 3, producing the protein MMENIHQWLVVALFVICSLITTVKSDVSNHKYKSGDAVPLYANKVGPFQNPSETYRYFDLPFCLPDDLKEKKEALGEVLNGDRLVSAPYKLDFLVDKDSESICSKKLSKQDVGKFRKAISKDYYFQMYFDDLPLWGFIGKYDTKEQKYYLFKHLQFEVLYNKNHVIEVNVQTDPTALVDITQDKEVNVDFMYTVRWKETNIPFKKRMDKYSQNSSLPHHLEIHWFSIINSCVTVLLLTGFLATILMRVLKNDFVKYAHDEETAEDQEETGWKYIHGDVFRYPQHKSLFAAALGSGTQLFALTIFIFILALVGVFYPYNRGALFTALVVIYALTSGIAGYTASSFYCQLEGTNWVRNLILTGGLFCGPLFITFCFLNTVAISYSATAALPFGTIVIIGLIWGLVTSPLLVLGGIAGKNSKAEFQAPCRTTKYPREIPPLPWYRGTLPQMAMAGFLPFSAIYIELYYIFASVWGHRIYTIYSILFIVFIILVIVTAFITIALTYFQLAAEDHEWWWRSFLCGGSTGLFIYGYCLYYYYGRSDMTGFMQTSFFFGYMACICYAFFLMLGTIGFRAALFFVRHIYRSIKCE; encoded by the exons ATGATGGAGAACATTCATCAATGGCTGGTGGTAGCATTGTTCGTCATTTGCAGCCTAATCACGACTGTCAAATCAGATGTTTCAAATCACAAATACAAAAGCGGTGATGCTGTTCCTCTTTATGCCAACAAGGTTGGCCCCTTCCAAAACCCTAG TGAAACATACCGCTACTTTGATCTACCATTCTGCCTGCCAG ATGATTTGAAAGAGAAAAAGGAAGCGCTTGGAGAAGTGTTGAACGGAGACCGTTTGGTTAGTGCTCCATACAAGCTTGATTTCTTGGTTGATAAAGATTCAGAGTCGATTTGCTCTAAGAAACTTTCAAAGCAAGATGTTGGAAAGTTCCGGAAAGCCATTTCAAAGGACTACTACTTTCAAATGTACTTTGATGACCTGCCTCTATGGGGTTTCATAGGGAAATACGATACAAAAGAACAAAAATACTACCTTTTTAAGCATCTGCAGTTTGAGGTACTTTACAACAAGAATCATGTTATTGAGGTTAATGTTCAAACGGATCCTACTGCTCTTGTCGATATCACTCAAGACAAGGAAGTCAACGTTGACTTTATGTACACAGTTAGATGGAAGGAAACCAACATTCCGTTTAAAAAGAGGATGGACAAGTACTCACAAAATTCTTCACTTCCACATCACTTGGAAATACATTGGTTCTCAATTATTAATTCTTGCGTCACCGTGCTTCTTTTAACTGGTTTCCTTGCCACGATTCTCATGCGTGTTCTCAAAAATGATTTCGTCAA ATATGCTCATGATGAGGAAACAGCTGAGGATCAAGAAGAAACTGGATGGAAATACATACATGGTGATGTCTTCAGATATCCACAACATAAATCTTTATTTGCTGCTGCCCTTGGTTCTGGGACCCAGTTATTTGCCCT TACAATCTTTATCTTCATACTTGCATTAGTTGGTGTCTTTTATCCATATAACCGAGGAGCTTTGTTCACTGCATTGGTTGTAATATACGCACTAACATCCGGAATTGCTGGCTATACTGCATCCTCTTTCTATTGCCAACTCGAAGGAACCAATTGG GTGAGGAATTTGATATTGACTGGAGGCCTGTTTTGCGGACCCCTTTTCATAACGTTTTGCTTTTTGAACACGGTTGCAATTAGTTACAGTGCGACTGCAGCATTGCCGTTTGGAACAATAGTGATAATAGGTCTGATATGGGGATTGGTGACATCTCCATTGCTTGTTTTAGGTGGGATTGCAGGAAAGAATAGCAAAGCCGAGTTCCAAGCCCCATGTCGGACCACCAAATATCCACGAGAGATTCCACCGTTGCCTTGGTACCGTGGGACCCTCCCTCAGATGGCAATGGCGGGTTTTCTTCCGTTCAGTGCTATCTACATTGAGCTTTACTACATATTTGCCAGTGTTTGGGGTCACAGAATCTATACCATATACAGCATCTTGTTCATTGTCTTCATCATTCTGGTCATTGTCACTGCCTTTATTACCATAGCTTTGACATACTTCCAACTAGCTGCTGAAGATCATGAATGGTGGTGGAG ATCTTTCCTATGTGGTGGTTCAACTGGGCTGTTTATCTACGGATATTGCTTGTATTACTACTATGGGCGTTCCGATATGACAGGTTTCATGCAGACCTCATTCTTCTTTGGTTACATGGCATGCATTTGCTATGCTTTCTTTCTCATGCTCGGTACTATTGGTTTCCGTGCTGCGCTCTTCTTTGTTCGACATATATACCGTTCTATCAAGTGTGAGTAA